TAATTGTCTGGAAATTTCTATGACGGGATATTGTAGGATTTAACTGTATCCTTTCTATCTCCAAACCATTGTGACCTGTGATGGATAGTGAGTCTATAGTTTAGCTGATTTCTTAAGCTCCCTGAGAAAGTTATATTCTATCTTACAGGTCAATTTGTTTGACTCTGCCCATGTTCGTGAAGTAAAGCTTAGAAAAGAGGCTGAGGATGCACTCAGAGCTacggtagaagaacaacaaaagCTCTTGAGTGAGAGTGAAGAAATTGCTAGCAAGCTTCAAATGACCATGAGAAATATTGCGCTGTTAGATAGTCGTGCTCAGGAAGCAAACCGTAGACGTGATGAAGCTGCAGATGAACTATCACTAATTCAAGAATCCATCTCAACCCTGTGGCAAGAAAGGCAGCAGATAAGAAGACAGAAAATGGAAGCCCTACGCTGGCTTGAGCGGTGGAGAAGTCGAGGACAAGTTGGAGCAGCTCATTGCAATGGGGTCATCGGCTTTCCGGAAGAATTACCTGAGTTAGCCGAGTTTTCATCATCAGATCTTCAAAATGCCACATGTAATTTTTCCAACAGCTTTAAAATTGTGCAAGGTGGATTCGGTTGTATATACAAGGGGGAAATGTTGGGTAGGACTGTTACTATAAAAAAGTTCCATCAACATAATATGCAAGGACCAATGGAGTTTCGTCAAGAGGTTAGTTCCCCCCATAAAGGTGTTTCTGCCGGTtgaaattatcttaaaatatagAGATGGCTTCAGAGGATTGGATGTGGAAACTTTAATTGAGGCATTTTACATTCTAACTTTTTTTCcacaacattaaaaatggagTTTTTTTCTATTTCCCTCACTCGTTTCTTTTTCCTGTGTTTGTTAGATTCCACTGATGTTATCCTGTTTTGTGATCAGGTTCAAGTTCTTGGTAGTCTCCAGCACCCTCATTTAATAACTTTGCTTGGTGTTTGCCCTGAAGCCTGGTCAATTGTATATGAGTACCTCCCCAATGGAACTCTTCAAGACTACCTATTCCGAAAAAGCAACAATTCTCCTTTAACGTGGAATACCCGAGCACGAATGATTGCTGAAATCGCTAGTGCTCTCTGTTTCCTACATTCTTTTAAACCCGAAACTATTATCCATGGTGATCTGAAGCCAGAAACTGTACTACTTGATTCTTCACTTCGTTGTAAAATATGCGGATTTGGGTTCTGCAGTCTGGTAAGTGAGGAGTCTCTCCTCCGTCCTAGTTTCCGTTTGAGCACTGAACCAAAGGGTGCTTTCACATATACTGATCCAGAGTTTCATAGAACTGGAATACTAACAACAAAGTCTGACATCTACTCCTTTGGGCTCATCATTTTACAACTCCTCACTGGTAATAATCCAGTTGGATTAGCAGCTCTAGTACGCAATGCAGCTTCATGTGGAAAATTGTCTTCAATTCTTGATTCTTCAGCTGGAGAATGGCCCTCGCCCGTGGCATCGCGTATGGTTGAACTAGGATTGCAATTCTGTCAACAAAATCGTAGAGACAGACCAGATTTAACACCTACACTAGTGAGAGAATTGGAGCAGATGCATGCTTCAGAAGAGCGACCAGTGCCATCTTTTTTCTTATGTCCAATCCTTCAGGTAACTTCTTTTCTATAATAAAAGAGCTTCACATAACTTGGTTCAGGTAACTTTTTATCTGGTTAAAAGACAAAGATGTTTATGTATTCTATTTTGCTCTTGTATTTTGGAT
This region of Vigna unguiculata cultivar IT97K-499-35 chromosome 5, ASM411807v1, whole genome shotgun sequence genomic DNA includes:
- the LOC114184849 gene encoding U-box domain-containing protein 33-like; the encoded protein is MELLKPLHPHHAPILCLPFHGHPSSSQSQSQLPLPMIPKVHVAVGKSIDKAVTLLQWAFNHFQNAEIVILHAYQPSLTIPTLLGKLPASQASPAVVSAFRSVEREQTMKLIDKYLTVCRRARVKASVIVTEVDQVQKGIVDLVLKHNIQKLVIGAVPENCMKVKRNSGKANYTAKNAPPFCEVWFIYKGKVIWTREASETPCSPCSSSLSAQPQPEIATAESLRCRSFQYGKNELFDSECLQPNSARSATGFGIRSWAHGEITETGATFSSKASSCSSHCSSQNSSRAHLDTYLEAMEEKINNQLIETKREAEAVADEASAELLKCERLEVEAMEAIRKVNLFDSAHVREVKLRKEAEDALRATVEEQQKLLSESEEIASKLQMTMRNIALLDSRAQEANRRRDEAADELSLIQESISTLWQERQQIRRQKMEALRWLERWRSRGQVGAAHCNGVIGFPEELPELAEFSSSDLQNATCNFSNSFKIVQGGFGCIYKGEMLGRTVTIKKFHQHNMQGPMEFRQEVQVLGSLQHPHLITLLGVCPEAWSIVYEYLPNGTLQDYLFRKSNNSPLTWNTRARMIAEIASALCFLHSFKPETIIHGDLKPETVLLDSSLRCKICGFGFCSLVSEESLLRPSFRLSTEPKGAFTYTDPEFHRTGILTTKSDIYSFGLIILQLLTGNNPVGLAALVRNAASCGKLSSILDSSAGEWPSPVASRMVELGLQFCQQNRRDRPDLTPTLVRELEQMHASEERPVPSFFLCPILQEIMHDPQVAADGFTYEGDAIREWLENGHDTSPMTNLKLNHLFLTPNHALRLAIQDWLCKS